The following are encoded in a window of Harmonia axyridis chromosome 7, icHarAxyr1.1, whole genome shotgun sequence genomic DNA:
- the LOC123683863 gene encoding mitochondrial amidoxime-reducing component 1-like has translation MKIVKMVSKILPIVVTTSIVAIISTGVCVYLVRKKKRQNRIPTEWKKIGNTKKLFIFPLKSGHYMEIDSAECTVVGLSLLKDAKNPLELRDRSFIVYGEKDGEVKSGKPFPQLVKIEVSVHDGNHIALDAPQMRTLYVRIPERDDSNIKTVKFWSGEPIEAIDCGDEAARWLSHHLSQKDNGYRLGYHDASKRRNLVKFQDRMKYYKLMTDAATGLFSDVTSVLVLNQASVNDYNKKAPSANVTPLNFRPNIIVDDPDIKPYEEDDWDWLKIGDDVIMRNVKECTRCVFTTVDQETGVRNSDREPLNTLSQYRMSKSPENMPIMGIHMEVKQVGIIRCGDPVYIGKN, from the exons atgaaaattgtgaaaatggtGTCCAAAATTTTGCCTATTGTGGTAACTACATCAATTGTGGCCATTATTTCAACTGGTGTTTGTGTTTATCTTGTAAGGAAGAAAAAGAGGCAAAATAGAATACCTACTGAGtggaaaaaaattggtaatacgaagaaattatttatttttcctttgAAAAGTGGACATTATATGGAGATTGATTCTGCTGAGTGTACTGTTGTTGGACTGAGTCTACTGAAGGACGCTAAGAATCCCCTGGAACTGAGAGACag ATCTTTCATAGTTTATGGAGAAAAAGACGGAGAGGTAAAATCTGGTAAACCATTTCCCCAGTTAGTAAAAATTGAAGTATCAGTGCACGATGGGAATCATATTGCTCTAGACGCACCTCAAATGAGGACACTGTATGTTAGAATCCCAGAGAGAGACGATTCTAACATAAAAACTGTCAA GTTTTGGAGTGGGGAGCCAATCGAGGCAATTGATTGTGGAGATGAAGCAGCTAGATGGTTATCTCATCATTTATCTCAGAAGGATAATGGATATCGACTGGGCTACCATGACGCTTCAAAACGAAGAAATTTGGTCAAATTCCAGGACAGAATGAAATACTACAAGCTAATGACTGATGCAGCAACt GGATTATTCTCAGATGTGACGAGCGTGTTGGTTTTGAACCAAGCGTCTGTCAACGATTACAATAAGAAAGCTCCAAGTGCCAACGTAACCCCGTTGAACTTTAGACCTAACATAATTGTGGATGACCCAGACATCAAGCCCTACGAAGAAGACGATTGGGATTGGTTGAAGATTGGAGATGATGTCATCATGAGGAACGTTAAGGAATGTACACGTTGCGTGTTCACAACTGTTGACCAGGAAACTGGAGTCAGAAATTCTGACAGGGAGCCTCTGAACACGTTGTCACA ATACAGGATGTCTAAAAGTCCGGAAAATATGCCGATTATGGGCATTCATATGGAAGTGAAACAAGTTGGAATTATCAGATGTGGCGATCCAGTTTACATTGGAAAGAATTGA